In Leptospira sp. WS58.C1, a single genomic region encodes these proteins:
- the lsa26 gene encoding surface adhesion protein Lsa26 codes for MKRIPSLRFLLLGIFLLTTSSLSAAGTYSEGWTVAKLIQFESRGIVFESYEGLLEVYTINDSEACDEMKDECYAPAKQKIEFSVRPENADVVNFLSKSLNQEILVQYRIHRFEAIALSSDYEVIGAQLQERSLPKGLPDKIVSKSKSGGKRNFSVTGRILSLEYKGTMIGTWEGLYLDETRNKVHPFSITDEEIATFATNTLKFGLRYFLGVSVAYVKGWRNSHYDIYEINFKAPAGALEPTGKTE; via the coding sequence ATGAAACGAATTCCATCCTTAAGATTTCTTTTACTAGGGATCTTTCTTTTAACTACCTCATCCTTATCTGCGGCAGGAACTTATTCCGAAGGTTGGACAGTTGCAAAATTGATCCAATTCGAAAGCAGAGGGATCGTTTTTGAATCTTATGAAGGTCTTTTAGAAGTGTATACCATAAACGATTCGGAAGCTTGCGACGAAATGAAGGACGAATGTTATGCTCCGGCAAAACAAAAAATCGAATTCAGCGTACGCCCCGAGAATGCGGATGTGGTGAACTTCTTAAGCAAAAGTCTGAACCAGGAAATTTTAGTCCAGTACAGGATCCATAGATTCGAAGCGATCGCGTTGTCTTCCGATTACGAAGTGATAGGAGCTCAACTCCAAGAAAGATCACTTCCGAAAGGTTTACCGGACAAGATCGTAAGCAAAAGTAAATCCGGAGGAAAAAGGAATTTTTCCGTTACAGGTCGTATTCTAAGTTTAGAATATAAGGGAACTATGATTGGAACTTGGGAAGGATTGTATCTGGACGAGACCAGAAATAAAGTGCACCCTTTTTCAATTACCGATGAAGAGATCGCAACCTTTGCCACTAACACTCTTAAATTCGGACTTAGATATTTCTTAGGCGTTTCCGTGGCTTACGTAAAGGGTTGGAGAAATTCTCATTATGATATTTATGAGATCAACTTCAAAGCTCCTGCAGGTGCATTGGAACCTACCGGAAAGACTGAATAA